TGCCAGTATACATTTGCAATAATAATACGAGTCTCTTttcaattaaattttgttttcagattgtCAGGAATCGTATGATATGGATCAATATACAGACGAAGCCATATACCTCATCAAGCCAGATGGCTATCCAACGCCATTCAAAGTCAAatgcagtggtggtggtggtggtggtggacatTTTAATGTTAAGCCGCGAGTCACGCATATTCAACGGAACTCGTTTGCCTGCTGCCCTTCCACATCCTTCAACCAATCGTGGGCTGCCTATCGTGAAGGGTTTGGTGACCGTGACAAGTTTAGCTGCAGCTACTGGTTGGGAAATGAGAAACTAGCTGCCATGACAGCACAGAAGTCATACAAGCTTACCATATACGTTTCAAAACGACACTGGACGAAGAAGAAAGCCTTTTACACCAACTTCAGTGTGGCCAATCAATCATctaattttaaaatgcaatacAGTTCCTTTGAAAATGcaggattttttaattttttggaaTTGGATGATGGATTTACGGCAGCGAACGCTCTGAA
This DNA window, taken from Gigantopelta aegis isolate Gae_Host chromosome 4, Gae_host_genome, whole genome shotgun sequence, encodes the following:
- the LOC121369895 gene encoding fibrinogen-like protein 1; the protein is MDQYTDEAIYLIKPDGYPTPFKVKCSGGGGGGGHFNVKPRVTHIQRNSFACCPSTSFNQSWAAYREGFGDRDKFSCSYWLGNEKLAAMTAQKSYKLTIYVSKRHWTKKKAFYTNFSVANQSSNFKMQYSSFENAGFFNFLELDDGFTAANALNQNLKGAQFYTYDYDNVGKCAATLGSGWWFDTDCARVNLNTDHDPQWYIGGTLKTFQHAYMYLE